From the Flavobacterium gyeonganense genome, the window CATCAATGCCGAATATTCTGTGGTAATTTGCTTGTCGTCAAAAGACAGGAAATTTACGAATCCCATCACCTCTTCGTAGAATTTTACCCAGATATTCATTTCGTTCCAGCCAACATTTCCAACCATGTGATCGATATATTTTAATCCAGTTTGTTCTGGATTGTAGTCTGATTTCCATTCTTTATAACCTGGAAGGAAAACGCCATTATAGTTTTTTCTTTCAACGAAAATATGAACGGTCTCTCCGTATGTATAAATTCCGGAACGAATTACCTGACCAAATTCATCTTCTTCAACCGTTGGTTCCATAAAAGAACGTGCACCGCGTTTCATAGTTTCTTCGTACGATTTTGTAGCATCTTCAACCCAAAGTGCCGCCACTTTTACACCGTCTCCATGTTTTTTTAAATGTTCATTTATTGGAGAATCTGCAGTAAGAGGTGTGGTCAAAACAATCCTGATTTTGTCCTGCTTCAAAACATAAGACGCCCTGTCTTTTACTCCCGTTTCTAATCCGGCGTAAGCCAGTGACTGATAACCAAAAGCTGTTTTGTAATAGTGGGCCGATTGCTTGGCGTTCCCAACATAGAATTCCACATAATCTGTTCCTAATAATGGAAGAAAGTCCTGAGCACCTTCGAATATTTTCTCTAATCCGTATTCTACTGATTTTACTTGTTTACTCATGATGTTTATTTTTATTTAATCGATTAATCATTTATTTGATGAACCGAAATTATTGTTCTGAATTTTGATTTTTAGCCCTGAAGAAGTGGAAATCCTTTTGTTTTTTTCTTTAAAAAATAAAAGATTACAACGGATAGCAGGAATAGCTCCTTAAGATTATATTGTAAATGAGATTGCTTCGTTCCTCGCAATGACTACTCCGCCCACGATTTATAATACTGACCATCATCTAATTTCATAGCTTCCTCAGTAACCATAAGCGGCCTGAAAGTATCAACCATAACGGCTAATTCCTGCGTTTCTTTGTGACCAATGCTGCGTTCCATAGCTCCAGGAGCCGGACCATGTGGAATTCCTTTTGGATGTAAAGTAATATGCCCCTGTTCGATATTATTACGGCTCATGAAATCGCCATCTACATAATAGAGTACTTCGTCTGAATCTATATTGCTGTGATTGTATGGTGCCGGAATGGCTTTCGGATGATAATCGTAAAGTCTTGGGCAGAATGAACAAACTACAAAAGCAGCTGTTTCAAAAGTTTGATGTACCGGAGGCGGCTGGTGCACACGTCCCGTTATAGGTTCGAAATTATGAATGGAGAATCCGTATGGAAAATTATAGCCGTCCCAGCCTACAACGTCAAACGGATGTGTGGCATAAACCACTTCGTGAATCATTCCTTCCTTTTTGATTTTAATTAAAAAATCGCCTTTTTCGTCATGCGTTTCCAATTCGCTAGGCAAAATAAAATCACGTTCACAAAATGGAGAATGTTCTAAATGCTGGCCGGATTGGTTTTTATAACGTTTTGGGGTATAAAATGGAGCATACGATTCTACGTAAAATAGTCGGTTTTCTACTGACTCGAAATCAATTTGATAAATGATCCCACGCGGAATAATTAAGTAATCGCCATATTGAAACGGAATATTCCCTAACATGGTGCGAAGCTTTCCTTTTCCTTTGTGAATAAAAATCATTTCGTCTGCATCGGCGTTTTTGTAGAAATAATCCCGAAGCGATTCTTTTGGGGCAGCAAGACCAATAATACAGTCTTTGTTGACCAGCATGGGTTTTCGACTGTCCAGAAAATCATTCTCTGGTTTTAACTCAAAACCTTTAAAAAGTAGTGATTTTATATTTTTTCCGATTGCAATTTTAGGCTCAACGGAATAGGAATTTAAAATTGCTTTAACCTGCGTAGGCCTGTGTATATGATAAGACAATGATGAATGGCCGTGAAAACCTTCGGTTCCAAATAGTTGTTCGTAATAAAAACCTCCGTTTGGTTTTTCAAACTGGGTGTGTCGCTTTTGCGGAAAATTTCCGAGTTTATGGTATAATGGCATGGCTTTTCAATTAGATAATTTATAAATTAGATAATTCGAAAAATTAGAATTGAGTGAACAGATAATGTGATCATTTTTAGATGACCCAAATTGTCTCAATTCGATAGCTTACTCAGGATTTCTCTTGATGAGGAATTGAAGATACTCTAATAAACCTGTCCATTTTGTTTTCATTACAACAAATATCGTAATTTTTATTGAGCTAAATTACAAATTAAAACGAAAATCCAATATTAAACCAGGTATATCCTTTAGCATTTTCCGGCGACCATGAATACTTAACTTCTATTGGACCGATCATGGTTTCCAGGCCATATCCTATTGCATAACCCGAATATTTGGGCATATCAATCCAGTCAACAGTGCTAAAAAGATCATCTCCCAGATTGGCATAATTGGCAGAAAAATTAAGGTGATTTTTTCTGAATATTTCATAATCGAACGTTATACCAGCTTTTATATAACTATCACCGGCAATACTCAGGAAGTCATAACCATAAAAATAATTAAAATTATTTACTTTATTATAACCATATCCACCCAGTATATAATCGAAGAACGGTACGCTGTCATTCCCAAAAGCAAGTCCGGCATCCGACTGAAACTTTATTGTAGCTCTGTTAAAAACTGTTCTGGCTATTCCGATTTCGGCTTTTGCCGTAGAAAAAGGATAGAATTGATGTGTATAATTCGATGATGCAAGATAAGTCTGAACGTCACCTGAAAAATACCATCCTGTTTTTGGGAAACTTTTATTATCAAAAGAATCGTATTTTAAATAACCAAAAACACTAAAATAATTACTTTCATCAATGGTTTTATTAGTATCCAGTGTTGGGGATTTTATTTTCAGGAACTTATATTCAAGTCCACCGCCCATAAGAAATTTTTGCACGAAAATAGTTTGAAAATAAGCCTGGTGTGAGATATCTAAAAAATCAACATTAATCAGATTATCCTGATTTCCTGCCAACTGATTACTAATACTTTCTGTTACATTCCGGTTAAACTGATTAAGCCTGGAGTTGAAACCAAAACTGATATTAAAACCGTTTTCGACATAATAATTGAAATCGTACCTGAAATTATCGCCCAAAATGATATCCAGTGAAGTATTATCGTTTTTTAAAAACGTCTTTCTATGAGTAAGGTTTAGCAGAACAGCACTTTTATAAAGTCCGTCATAATGAAGTCCCAGTTTTAAATAAGTATGTGTTGGATTCTCTTTCAGTACGAGATTCAAATCATCTTTATTTCCGTTTGGCTCCAGGGAATAAGAAATAGCACTAAAGTTGTGTGTTGCATCTATGTTATTTATTCCTACGCGAAGATCTTCATATGTTATGGTACTTCCTGGTTTAAAGCGAAGCTTGCTTGTTAAATATTCTTTTGTATAATCCGTAAGTTTTGTATTGTTTATTTTTTCTATTTCAAGAGTATCAGAACCTATTTTTAATTTGGGTTTTCTATAAAATTTTTGCCCGTCTGCCAGAGCTTTAATTTTTTCATATACTTCAAATGTGGCATCTTCCCCTCTTCTGATAATTTCTCCGCCTCTGTCAAATGAAATAACCCCAAAATCACGAATATCAGGTTTAATATAAATATCTGTATCTGCCCTTTTGGCCTTCATTTTTTCAATTGACTGCATATTTGTAATCTGAACCAGAATACGAGTTGCATTTTTCAGGCCTTTTCTGTTTAGCAAATCATCCTGTACATCAACTCCTATGATAATATCTGCTCCTAAATCACGAACCTCCTTAATAGGATAGTTGTTCACAACACCTCCGTCAACCAGTAATTTCCCATCTACTTCAACAGGAGAAAATAAAGACGGAAAAGCGGCACTTGCCACCATTGCCTGAGCCAGGTTCCCTTTGTTCAGGAGTACTTCCTCACCTGTTTCTATATCTGTTCCGATACATAAAAACGGAGTTGGCAGTTGATTAAAATCACGTACATGACGTACATTCCGGGTCAGACTGCTTAGTAAATTATAATTATACATTCCTTTAGAAAGTGCTTCGGGAATTCCAATCCTTAAATTACTAAAAGGCAAAACAATAGCATATAATTCATCATTTCGTTTACCATAGAAATTTTTGGAAGCTCTTGGTATATAATCATTAATGAGTTCGTCAAAATTAGTTCGTCTAAAAATAGAATCAATTTGTGCTGCATTATATCCTGTTGCATAAAGCCCTCCTATTATGGAACCCATACTGGTTCCGCCAATGTAATCTATTTTTAATCCGGCTTCTTCAAGCACTTTTAAAACCCCGATATGGGCAAATCCTTTAGCCCCGCCACCACTCAATACCAACCCAATTTTTGGCCTTTTAATACTGTCCTGTTTTTTATCCTGGGAAAATGAATTTTGTGGATGAAGTGATACTAGCATTAAAAGCACTGATGCCCCGCCCCAGATGGAAATGGAAAACCGCGACAGACAAAAAGCTATTTTTTCCTGTAAAAAAAGAGCGACCATAGAAGCTCCTTTTTTTGCAATAGAAAAAAGTTTTTTGACCGAGTGTTAGAAATGGACAGCTGGATTAGGCGCATAAAATTTGCTAATTGGTTTTGTAAAATTCGACAATTTTTTTGGCTTTTGATACCCCTATCACAGCTGAAATTTCTTTTTCTGTCGCCAATTTCAATCTTTTAACACTTTTGAAATGCTGAATTAACGCAAGCATTGTTTTTTCACCAATTCCGGGAATACTTTCAACAGACGAATTAAGAGCTGCTTTGCTTCGTTTATCACGGTGAAAAGTGATTCCGAACCGGTGTGCTTCGTTTCGCAACTGCTGAATAACCTTTAATGTCTCGGATTTTTTATCCAGATATAACGGAATCGAATCACCTGGATAAAACAATTCTTCCAGACGTTTTGCAATTCCGATAATAGCAATTTTACCGCGCAGGCCTAATTCATCTATACTTTTCAGGGCAGCCGATAATTGTCCTTTACCTCCGTCAATAATAATCAGCTGCGGAAGCGGTTCGTTTTCGTCCAGTAATCGTTTGTAACGGCGATACACTATTTCGGTCATAGAGGCAAAATCGTCTGGGCCTACAACGGTTTTCACGTTAAAATGGCGATAATCTTTCTTGCTTGGTTTTCCGTCTTTAAAAACCACACAGGCCGCTACTGGATTTGTTCCCTGAATATTTGAGTTATCAAAACATTCGATATGTCGAGGTTCAGAAGGAAGACGCAGGTCTTTTTGCATCTGTGCCATAATTCGGTTTACATGTCTGTCAGGATCTACGATCTGCAATTGTTTCAATTGTTCAATTCGGTAGAATTTGGCATTCCGAATCGATAAATCTAAAATCTGCTTTTTGTCACCAAGTTGCGGAACGGTTACTTTTATATTTTCGCCTAAATCCAGTTCAAAAGGAATAATAATTTCTTTTGATAATAACTGAAAACGTTCCCGCAATTCTACAATGGCCAGTTCTAATAATTCCTCATCGCTTTCATCCAGCTTTTTCTTGATTTCTAAAGTATGTGAACGAATAATCGATCCGTGCGAAATCTGCAAAAAGTTGACATAAGCCGCACTTTCGTCAGATACAATCGAGAAAACATCGATATTGGTAATCTTCGGATTGATGATGGTTGATCTGGATTGGTAGCTTTCGAGAATTTCTATCTTTTCCTTTATTTTCTGCGCTTCTTCAAATTGCAAATTCTGCGCGTAAGTGTTCATCAGCCTCCTGAAATCTTTTAAACTTTCTTTAAAATTCCCTTTCAGGATTTCGCGTATGGCGTTGACTTGTCTCTGATATTCTTCCAAAGGTTCTAAGCCTTCACAAGGTCCTTTGCAATTGCCAATGTGATATTCGAGGCAAACCTTGAATTTTCCCGAATTGATGTTCGATTCGCTCAAATCATAATTGCAGGTTCTTAGCGGATACAATTCTTTGATTAAATCTAAAATTGTATAAACCATTTTAAAGTTAGTATAAGGGCCAAAATATTCAGATCCGTCTTTTATCATTCTTCTGGTCAGGAATATTCTGGAAAAAGGCTCTTTTTTGATACAAATCCAAGGGTAGCTTTTGTCGTCACGAAGCAATACATTATAACGTGGCTGCAGACTTTTAATGAGGTTGTTTTCTAATAAAAGTGCATCGGTTTCAGTAGGGACAACTATATGTTTAATGGAGACAATTTTGCGCACCAGCACATTGGTTTTCCTTGTATCGTGAATTTTATTAAAATACGAAGAAACTCTTTTTTTAGGTTTTTTGCTTTTCCAACATATAAAATCTTTCCGTCTTTATCATAATACTGATAGACACCGGGATTGTCCGGCAGGGTATGAATTTGGAGTTCTAAAGACGGTACTGGCATGCTTTTTTATTTCTGGAGAATATTAAAATATAATTGTCAGGATAACATTCCGGTGTGTCCTGGAAAGCTTAACACTGAAATCTTTTCAAATTTACGAAATCAAAAGAATAATTTCTATATTTAGAGCCTGTTTAAAATCCGACATGAAAAACAATGCCCCAATGGTTCTTTTTGGCGAATCGATTTTGCCCGGAGAAAACAAAACGATCAATGTAGAAATCGCCAGATTACATACTACAACCAAACTTAATATACCGATTATTGTTCGAAGGTCTAAAATTGATGGACCGGTAGTTTTATTTTCTGCCGGAATTCATGGCGATGAAATAAATGGAGTCGAAATTGTACGCCAGATTATCAGTAAAAAAATAAACCGCCCCACAAGAGGCACGATTATTTGCATTCCGATTATCAATATTTACGGTTTTGTCAATAAATCAAGGGAATTCCCTGATGGACGTGATCTGAACCGTGTATTTCCGGGAAGCAAAAAAGGGTCGCTTGCCAGTCGTTTCGCTTTTCATATCACCAATCAGATATTGCCTATTATTGATTATGCGGTTGATTTTCATGCCGGAGGTGCAAGCCGGTTTAACGCTCCTCAAATAAGAATTACAGAGCACAATCCCGAATTAAAACTTCTGGCAGATGTTTTTAATGCTCCGTTTACTTTGTATTCGAAAAACATCAATGGTTCTTTTAGAAATACATCAGAAAAAGCGAATGTAAAAATACTGCTTTTCGAAGGCGGAAAATCATTAGACATCAATAATCCTGTGGCCAATGAAGGTATAAAAGGTACCAAACGCCTGCTTGATTATTTAAACATGCTCGATCCCAAACATGTAGTCGAAAAAGCCGATTTTCCTTCTATTTATATTAAAAATTCAGTCTGGCTGAGAGCAAAACAATCCGGGTTATTACACGATTATAATATGGTAAGCCGATTTGTTACGAAAGGAACTATTTTAGCCATTATTACAGACCCTTTTGGTAAATTTGAGCAAAAAGTAAAAGCACCGCATGACGGCTTTGTTATCAACGCCAATCATTCGCCAATTGTTTATGAAGGCGATGCTATTTATCATATTTCTAAAAATGTAGACGACAATGCCGACGACTAAAAAAGAACTTCGTAAACACTATAAAAACCTCCGAAAAGAACTTACTGAGGAACTTATTGAAGAAAAAAGCCTTGAAATAAGCAATCAATTGATCTCCTTACCTATTTGGGACAAAACGTATTATCATGTTTTTCTTCCGATTGAAGAACAGAAAGAAGTAAATACTGAGTTCATTCTGCATTTACTTTCTGGAAAAGACAAAGAAATTGTGATTTCTAAAAGTGATTTTGAAACCCGGATCATGTCGCACTTTTTACTCACTGACAATACCAAAATCCAAAAAACGAATATAATATTCCGGAACCTGTCAATGGCTTACCTGTTCCTTCACAAACTATTGATGTTGTTTTTGTACCGCTTTTGGCTTTTGATGTTTTTGGAAACCGTATTGGCTACGGCAAAGGTTTTTATGATAAGTTTTTAGCCGAATGCAAATCTGAAACGATCAAAATTGGACTTTCTTTTTTTGAAGCTGTAGGGCAGATTGATGATGTTTTTGAATCGGATGTAAAACTGGATTATTGTGTGACGCCTGAGAAGGTTTATCGGTTTTGAAACTAACTAAACACGACGTCACTTCGAGTGTTTTTGGCTCCAAGTTTTGTTTTGGAAAATCCATTTTATTGGCCAAAAATGTATCGAGAAGTCTTGGTTTCATAAGGGTTCTCGATACATTTTTTGATTCGTTTCTCTGCTCAAAAAACACTCGAACTGACGAGTTTAATAATTACAATAATCGAGCTTTTTAAAGTTACTTTACCATAATTCCTTCAACAAAAAGAATCGGCACTTCTTCCGTATTGTTTTCGTTGATTAAATTGGATTTGAAGATGAATTTCTTGTCGTACAATGTGTTTCCGATGAAGAAAGTGACCATAAATTCGTTGTTTAAAACCAAAAGGCTCTTTTCGATCATTTCGATTTTTACAACAGAAACCGCTGGAACTTCAACAAACGCATGACGTAAAATAGACGTTTTTTTCATTTCTCCTTCAATTGTTCCAAATGCTTTTGAAACAACCATTACACTGTCTAAATTAAAGTCGCTGTCGTTTACCAGATAAGCGTACCACACTTTTTCCATAAAATCGTCGCTCCATTCCTGAACGGCAGCTAAGAATACGTTTTCAACTTCGGGGATTATTATGTCTTTTTTCATTGTTTTAGTAAATAGTCCAAAGTACATAGTCCTTAGTCCCTAGCAAAAAAACACTAAGGACTAAGGACTTCGAACTTATAAAAAATTAAATATTTGCTTTGAATTGCTCTAAGAAGCGAACATCATTTTCGTAAAACATACGGATATCACCAATTTGATATAAAAGCATCGCAATACGCTCTACTCCCATTCCGAAAGCAAAACCATTGAATTCATCAGGGTTGATATCACAGTTTTTAAGAACATTTGGATCTACCATTCCGCAGCCTCCAATTTCTAACCAGCCTGTTCCTTTAGTGATACGGTAATCAGTTTCGGTTTTCAAGCCCCAGTAAATATCAATTTCGGCACTTGGTTCTGTAAACGGAAAATAGGACGGACGCAAACGAATCTTAGATTTTCCGAACATTTCTTTAGTAAAATAAAGCAAGGTCTGTTTTAAATCGGCAAAAGAAACATCTTTGTCAATGTACAAACCTTCTACCTGATGGAAAATACAATGCGAACGTGACGAAATGGCTTCGTTGCGAAACACACGTCCCGGAGAAATAGTACGAATTGGCGGTTTGTGATTTTCCATATAACGCACCTGAACAGAGGATGTATGCGTACGCAACAGCACATCAGGATTGGTCTGAATGAAAAATGTATCCTGCATATCGCGCGCCGGATGGTATTCCGGTAAGTTCAGTGCAGTAAAATTATGCCAGTCATCTTCGATTTCCGGACCTTCAGAAACGTTGAAACCGATATTGGCAAAAATATCTATAATTTGATTTTTAACAATCGAAATAGGATGACGTGAACCAATAATAACGGGTTCAGGCGAACGGGTTAAGTCTCCAAAAAAGCCTTTTACCTCTTCTTTGCTTTCCAATTCTTCCTGAATCGCTTTTACTTTTTCTTCAGCAACCGCCTTTAAAGTATTGATTACCTGACCAAAATCTTTTTTCTGGTCATTTGGTATATTTTTGAATTCAGTAAAAAGTTCTTTCAACAAACCTTTACTTCCTAAATATTTAACACGGAACTTCTCTAAAGATTCTTTGTTTTTCTCGTTAAAGGCTTTAGCTTCCTCGATATGTTCTTTTATCTTGTCTATCATTTCCATTCTTCAATTGAGGGTACAAATTTAAGGAAAAAAGTCAGATATTAGGTGTGAGAAGTTAGAAGTATTTCTAAAGTTCTGTTATATTTTCAGACCAAAATCTAAAATCTTCTCTCCAACATCTGTTTTTAATCAATAAGTTCTCGTTCCAGAAAATAATTCACAATCGCTTCTTTCATTAAAACCGATTGTTCTCCGGCTTTTAATGCCGGCAGTTGTTCTTTTACTTTGTAATGCGGCCAACCCTCTTCGTCAAAATATTCGAATTCATAAAACCCGTAGGGCTCTAACAATCGGCAAATAGCGATGTGCATCAAGTTGAGTTTTTCATCTTTTTTGAATTCCCGGTGCACTTTACCAAGTTCCTGAACTCCAATAAGGTAAATTATGGCATCCAAATCTAAATCTTCTCCCTGCGAAAACTGATTGGACAATATATCGACGAGCTTTTCCCAGCGCTCTTTTAGTTGTGTATCCCTTGACATTATGATTTGTGATTTGTGATTCTAGACTGCATATTTCAGATTGTTTCAAATCTGATTCTGTTTTAAACTCTAAAATTATTGCTGCAAAGATACGGAGTTGAAATTTGAGAACATATCCCTGATAAATTCTTTTATATTTGCGCCTCAATAAAACAATACAAACATGAGTTTTTTCGATATAATTTTAGGGGCGCTTTTGGCCTTCAGTTTATATAAAGGCATCAAAAATGGCCTCTTTGTAGAAGTTGCTTCTTTTATTTCTTTACTACTAGGAATTTATATAGCGATTAAATTCTCTTCTTTTCTAAAAAACATCATTGTAAAATATGTTTCCTGGAATCCAAACACCGTTCAGGCTACTGCCTTTATACTGACTTTTATTTTGGTGGTAATAGGCGTTTATTTCTTAGCCAAAATTTTAACCGGAATAGCTGATTTTGCTTATTTGGGATGGATCAACAAGTTGGGTGGAGGCGTGTTCAGGGTTTTGAAAACCGTTTTGATCGTAAGTATTTTTATTGCGCTGTTTGAAAAAATCAATTTTAATCACACTTTCGCTAAGAAAGAAACTTTAGACAACTATATTTTTTACAATCCGATTAAAAAAGTAGCGGCTTTTGTCTATCCTTCAATTGAAAAAGGATATGAAAGACTGAAAAAAGTAAACGCTGAAAAGTCTGTAGAAAAAGAATAATGCTATTATTCGGCTTGATTGATTGACTGAGGAAACAGATTTTTCAAAATAATCAACATCATTCCAATTACATTTACAGACGTAGTTGTCAATAAAGTTATCAGTACATTTTCTGAAAGATTCAGATTCAGAAGATTGTGATTGAAATACAAAATTGAGACAACTGCTGCCAACCACAGGAAAATAATAAAAGAGAAAATATAAGTAAGATATCTTCGTAAAATCGTATCTTCAATGAACCGCCCTACTTTTGCATTTCCCAGCCTCTCTTCAAGGATTTGATTTTGTATACGGGCATTATCGATATCTATAGGACTGACTGGCGCACTATTTTCAATAGAAATCTGGCTTAAATTGAGTAACGACATCTTAGTTAGAAATTGGTTTTAACTTTTTATAATGTTCAAAAATATCGTCATCAGAAATAACAGCATTCAAATCCTTTCGATATACTTTTTGCCATGGCGTTCCATCAATATGGGTCAAAGCACTTAAATATACTCCGTCAAACCTTCCGTATACCTCCCAAATCTTATCTAAAAACTGTTCATCTTCATTTGATATTCTTTCATTTTTGGTAGCATTCGGTATTTTTTCAGTGATTTTTTCTTTCTTGTATTGTTTAATACTGTAATACAAAGAAGGAAAAACAGGGCCAAAATCCCAGGCAATCGGGTTTTCATCAATAAGCTTTTGCTGTTTATCTGTCAATGCCAGATACCAGCCATATGCAATATAGGTAAGCTTGATAATTTTCATAGGCGTGAGATCTCCGTTTTTAGAATACTTCTCTATGAAATAATTAGCCACTGTTGTTGGATTGTAAGCCATAATTATAAAATATATTTTCAAAGTTAGTCAAAATTAGGTTGCTTTACAATTATGGGTTCTATTGTTTTGTTAATCAGAAGAGTTATTAAAACAAAATAGAGATAACTAACTTAGCTATCTCTCATTTTATATTACCAGTTTATCGCTGCTTTCTGTCCTTTTTTCAATACGACAATTTGTTTTTTATCACCGCTGATTAAAGTTGTTTTTCCTCCATTTTTAGAAAAAACTGTTACTTTTTTTACTGCTTTGTTACTCCATTCCATTTCGATTTCAAATCCTCCTCGGGCACAAAGCCCTTTTACAGAACCGGTTTCCCAGGCGTCCGGAAGAGCAGGAAGTAATCGGATTTCGTTTTCATCAGACTGAACTAGCATTTCGGCTACTGCTGCAGCACCTCCAAAATTCCCATCAATTTGAAATGGCGGATGTGCGTCGAATAAATTCGGGTACGTTCCACCTCTTCTTGGCTTTTCTGTTTTCTTCCCATCAGGATCAACGTAACGTAGTAATTCACGGTACATTTTATAAGCTCTGTTTCCGTCTAAAAGTCTGGCCCAAAGATTAATACGCCATCCTTTTGACCAACCTGTAGTTTCATCCCCTTTTATCTCTAAAGTTGTTCTGGCAGCATTGGCCAACTCAGGTGTTGTTAAAGGCGAAATATGATTCCCGGGAAACAATCCAAATAAATGAGATTGGTGACGATGTTTCGGTTCTTGGTCTTTCCAGTCAAAATACCATTCTTGTAAATTTCCAGCTTTACCAATTTGGTAAGGATATAATTTTGAAAGTGCCTTTTCAAGTTTCATTCTAAATTCAGCATCAGTATTTAAAACTTTAGAACCTTCAATTGCATTAGAGAAACACT encodes:
- the hppD gene encoding 4-hydroxyphenylpyruvate dioxygenase, yielding MSKQVKSVEYGLEKIFEGAQDFLPLLGTDYVEFYVGNAKQSAHYYKTAFGYQSLAYAGLETGVKDRASYVLKQDKIRIVLTTPLTADSPINEHLKKHGDGVKVAALWVEDATKSYEETMKRGARSFMEPTVEEDEFGQVIRSGIYTYGETVHIFVERKNYNGVFLPGYKEWKSDYNPEQTGLKYIDHMVGNVGWNEMNIWVKFYEEVMGFVNFLSFDDKQITTEYSALMSKVMSNGNGRIKFPINEPAEGKKKSQIEEYLDFYGGSGIQHIAIATDDIIKTVSQLRARGVEFLSAPPHTYYEAIPERLGVHMDMMKEDINEIEKLAIMVDADEDGYLLQIFTKPVQDRPTLFFEIIQRMGAKGFGAGNFKALFESIEREQALRGTL
- a CDS encoding homogentisate 1,2-dioxygenase: MPLYHKLGNFPQKRHTQFEKPNGGFYYEQLFGTEGFHGHSSLSYHIHRPTQVKAILNSYSVEPKIAIGKNIKSLLFKGFELKPENDFLDSRKPMLVNKDCIIGLAAPKESLRDYFYKNADADEMIFIHKGKGKLRTMLGNIPFQYGDYLIIPRGIIYQIDFESVENRLFYVESYAPFYTPKRYKNQSGQHLEHSPFCERDFILPSELETHDEKGDFLIKIKKEGMIHEVVYATHPFDVVGWDGYNFPYGFSIHNFEPITGRVHQPPPVHQTFETAAFVVCSFCPRLYDYHPKAIPAPYNHSNIDSDEVLYYVDGDFMSRNNIEQGHITLHPKGIPHGPAPGAMERSIGHKETQELAVMVDTFRPLMVTEEAMKLDDGQYYKSWAE
- a CDS encoding patatin-like phospholipase family protein; the protein is MVALFLQEKIAFCLSRFSISIWGGASVLLMLVSLHPQNSFSQDKKQDSIKRPKIGLVLSGGGAKGFAHIGVLKVLEEAGLKIDYIGGTSMGSIIGGLYATGYNAAQIDSIFRRTNFDELINDYIPRASKNFYGKRNDELYAIVLPFSNLRIGIPEALSKGMYNYNLLSSLTRNVRHVRDFNQLPTPFLCIGTDIETGEEVLLNKGNLAQAMVASAAFPSLFSPVEVDGKLLVDGGVVNNYPIKEVRDLGADIIIGVDVQDDLLNRKGLKNATRILVQITNMQSIEKMKAKRADTDIYIKPDIRDFGVISFDRGGEIIRRGEDATFEVYEKIKALADGQKFYRKPKLKIGSDTLEIEKINNTKLTDYTKEYLTSKLRFKPGSTITYEDLRVGINNIDATHNFSAISYSLEPNGNKDDLNLVLKENPTHTYLKLGLHYDGLYKSAVLLNLTHRKTFLKNDNTSLDIILGDNFRYDFNYYVENGFNISFGFNSRLNQFNRNVTESISNQLAGNQDNLINVDFLDISHQAYFQTIFVQKFLMGGGLEYKFLKIKSPTLDTNKTIDESNYFSVFGYLKYDSFDNKSFPKTGWYFSGDVQTYLASSNYTHQFYPFSTAKAEIGIARTVFNRATIKFQSDAGLAFGNDSVPFFDYILGGYGYNKVNNFNYFYGYDFLSIAGDSYIKAGITFDYEIFRKNHLNFSANYANLGDDLFSTVDWIDMPKYSGYAIGYGLETMIGPIEVKYSWSPENAKGYTWFNIGFSF
- a CDS encoding succinylglutamate desuccinylase/aspartoacylase family protein — translated: MKNNAPMVLFGESILPGENKTINVEIARLHTTTKLNIPIIVRRSKIDGPVVLFSAGIHGDEINGVEIVRQIISKKINRPTRGTIICIPIINIYGFVNKSREFPDGRDLNRVFPGSKKGSLASRFAFHITNQILPIIDYAVDFHAGGASRFNAPQIRITEHNPELKLLADVFNAPFTLYSKNINGSFRNTSEKANVKILLFEGGKSLDINNPVANEGIKGTKRLLDYLNMLDPKHVVEKADFPSIYIKNSVWLRAKQSGLLHDYNMVSRFVTKGTILAIITDPFGKFEQKVKAPHDGFVINANHSPIVYEGDAIYHISKNVDDNADD
- a CDS encoding phenylalanine--tRNA ligase subunit alpha — protein: MIDKIKEHIEEAKAFNEKNKESLEKFRVKYLGSKGLLKELFTEFKNIPNDQKKDFGQVINTLKAVAEEKVKAIQEELESKEEVKGFFGDLTRSPEPVIIGSRHPISIVKNQIIDIFANIGFNVSEGPEIEDDWHNFTALNLPEYHPARDMQDTFFIQTNPDVLLRTHTSSVQVRYMENHKPPIRTISPGRVFRNEAISSRSHCIFHQVEGLYIDKDVSFADLKQTLLYFTKEMFGKSKIRLRPSYFPFTEPSAEIDIYWGLKTETDYRITKGTGWLEIGGCGMVDPNVLKNCDINPDEFNGFAFGMGVERIAMLLYQIGDIRMFYENDVRFLEQFKANI
- a CDS encoding CvpA family protein codes for the protein MSFFDIILGALLAFSLYKGIKNGLFVEVASFISLLLGIYIAIKFSSFLKNIIVKYVSWNPNTVQATAFILTFILVVIGVYFLAKILTGIADFAYLGWINKLGGGVFRVLKTVLIVSIFIALFEKINFNHTFAKKETLDNYIFYNPIKKVAAFVYPSIEKGYERLKKVNAEKSVEKE
- a CDS encoding Panacea domain-containing protein, with the protein product MAYNPTTVANYFIEKYSKNGDLTPMKIIKLTYIAYGWYLALTDKQQKLIDENPIAWDFGPVFPSLYYSIKQYKKEKITEKIPNATKNERISNEDEQFLDKIWEVYGRFDGVYLSALTHIDGTPWQKVYRKDLNAVISDDDIFEHYKKLKPISN